A window of Pseudomonas mucidolens contains these coding sequences:
- a CDS encoding thermonuclease family protein yields the protein MKSLRGFSSLVKKAPLAGAFFVSATWLVPVQAEVFCPAPAAIGTFKVQRVVDGDTVRLTDGRSVRMIGVNAPETGKKGRSDEPFAVAARQRLQALVDASDGRVGMVLGRESKDRYGRTLAHLYDASGANLEARLLAEGLGFLVAVAPNVDLVACQQAAERSARQARLGLWRQSPVQKVTQIERSGFAVVSGRVSKVERNRGGIWIELQDSLVLRIAPNLVKHFDSVSLKRLQGQHIEARGWVLDRSRRGGLKKGQARWLLPLTDPGMLQVAP from the coding sequence GTGAAAAGCCTGCGCGGCTTTTCTTCGTTGGTAAAGAAGGCGCCCCTTGCGGGCGCCTTTTTTGTGTCCGCGACTTGGCTGGTGCCCGTCCAGGCCGAGGTGTTTTGCCCGGCGCCGGCCGCCATCGGTACCTTCAAGGTCCAGCGGGTGGTGGATGGCGACACCGTGCGCCTGACAGACGGCCGCAGTGTGCGGATGATCGGTGTCAACGCCCCGGAAACCGGCAAGAAAGGCCGTTCCGACGAGCCTTTCGCCGTGGCCGCGCGCCAGCGCTTGCAAGCGCTGGTTGACGCCAGCGACGGCCGGGTGGGCATGGTTCTCGGGCGTGAGAGCAAGGACCGTTACGGGCGGACCCTGGCGCACCTTTATGACGCCAGCGGTGCCAATCTGGAGGCCCGGTTACTCGCCGAAGGCCTGGGTTTTCTGGTGGCGGTCGCGCCTAACGTCGATCTGGTTGCCTGCCAGCAGGCTGCCGAGCGCAGCGCCCGTCAGGCCCGATTGGGGCTGTGGCGGCAGTCGCCGGTGCAAAAGGTCACGCAGATCGAGCGTTCCGGCTTCGCGGTGGTCAGTGGGCGAGTGAGCAAGGTCGAACGCAATCGTGGCGGAATCTGGATCGAATTGCAGGACTCGCTGGTATTGCGAATTGCACCCAATCTGGTGAAACACTTCGACAGCGTCTCGCTCAAGCGCCTGCAGGGCCAGCATATCGAGGCCCGGGGCTGGGTGTTGGATCGTTCCCGACGCGGCGGTTTGAAAAAAGGTCAGGCTCGCTGGCTGCTGCCCTTGACCGATCCTGGGATGTTGCAAGTGGCGCCCTGA
- the rpmE gene encoding 50S ribosomal protein L31 yields MKADIHPAYETIEVTCSCGNKFETRSNLCKPLGTDVCNECHPFYTGKQKTLDTGGRVQRFADRFGAFGKAKAPAAAE; encoded by the coding sequence ATGAAAGCCGATATCCATCCAGCATACGAAACCATCGAAGTAACCTGCAGCTGCGGTAACAAGTTCGAAACCCGTTCGAACCTGTGCAAGCCACTGGGTACTGACGTATGCAACGAGTGCCACCCGTTCTACACCGGTAAGCAGAAGACTCTGGATACTGGCGGTCGTGTACAGCGCTTCGCTGACCGTTTCGGTGCTTTCGGTAAAGCTAAAGCTCCTGCTGCAGCTGAGTAA
- a CDS encoding primosomal protein N' encodes MPDAILRLALPSPLRRLFDYRAPAGVLRSQLAPGMRVRVPFGRREMIGILVEIADHSEVPAEKLKPALALLDTTPPLPPALFKLCLWTSQYYQHSLGDTLSWALPVLLRQGELAEARQERFWSIAPGARLDDPRIARAPRQREALATLAQHPHGVAHQLLSKLMLSKDSLDLLLAKDLVQVQVRRHAPGERHEHWLAQPELPLNPEQRAAFEAISASADSFHAFLLAGVTGSGKTEVYLQLIRETLEAGKQALVLIPEINLGPQTLARFEQRFNARIALVHSAVNDRERLESWLAARDGEADIIIGTRSALFTPMKNPGLIIIDEEHDGSYKQQEGLRYHARDLALVRARQENIPIVLGSATPSLESLHNAHTGRYGLLHLNERAGGAKQPRFLRLDVKSRPLDSGISGPMQQAIGQTLAAGQQVLVFLNRRGFAPTLLCHDCGWMSECNRCDARMTVHQRSGELRCHHCGHVERVPRHCPQCGKVDLRPVGAGTERAEERLGILFPDYPVLRVDRDSTSRKDAMNQLFATIQKGQPCILVGTQMLAKGHHFPRVTLVSILDADGGLFSGDFRASERMAQLIVQVAGRAGRAEEPGKVIIQTHLADHPLLIQLTEQGYFAFAEQALSERRGAGLPPFAHLALLRAEAHKPGQAEGFLDQACSEAERLLDELGLTGIELLGPVPAPMERRAGRYRAQLLLQASARAPLHRLLSSWLLALEQMPSGRQVRWSLDVDPVDLY; translated from the coding sequence GTGCCCGACGCCATTTTGCGCCTCGCCCTGCCTTCGCCCCTGCGCCGCCTGTTCGATTACCGAGCCCCGGCCGGCGTATTGCGCTCGCAATTGGCACCTGGGATGCGCGTGCGGGTGCCGTTCGGGCGCCGCGAGATGATCGGCATCCTGGTGGAAATCGCCGACCACAGCGAAGTCCCCGCCGAAAAACTCAAGCCGGCCCTGGCCCTGCTGGACACCACGCCACCGTTGCCGCCAGCGCTGTTCAAACTGTGCCTGTGGACGTCGCAGTATTACCAGCACAGCCTGGGCGACACCCTGAGCTGGGCGCTGCCGGTGCTGTTGCGTCAGGGCGAACTGGCCGAAGCGCGCCAGGAACGCTTCTGGTCAATCGCCCCCGGCGCACGCCTCGACGACCCGCGCATCGCCCGCGCCCCGCGTCAACGTGAAGCCCTGGCAACCCTGGCGCAACACCCCCACGGCGTGGCACACCAGCTCTTGAGCAAGCTGATGCTGAGCAAGGACAGCCTCGACCTGTTGCTGGCCAAGGACCTGGTGCAAGTGCAAGTGCGCCGACACGCGCCCGGCGAGCGCCATGAACACTGGCTGGCCCAGCCGGAGCTGCCGCTTAACCCGGAGCAGCGCGCCGCCTTCGAGGCCATCAGCGCGAGCGCCGACAGTTTTCATGCGTTCCTGCTGGCCGGCGTGACCGGCAGCGGCAAGACCGAAGTCTATTTGCAGTTGATCCGCGAAACCCTGGAAGCCGGCAAACAGGCATTGGTGCTGATCCCCGAGATCAACCTCGGCCCTCAGACCCTGGCGCGTTTCGAACAGCGCTTCAATGCACGGATCGCCCTGGTGCACTCGGCGGTCAACGACCGCGAGCGCCTGGAGTCGTGGCTGGCGGCGCGCGACGGCGAGGCCGACATCATTATCGGCACCCGCTCGGCGCTGTTCACACCGATGAAGAACCCGGGCCTGATCATCATCGACGAAGAACACGACGGCTCCTATAAGCAGCAGGAAGGTCTGCGCTATCACGCCCGCGACCTGGCACTGGTACGGGCGCGCCAGGAAAATATCCCGATTGTGCTGGGCTCGGCGACACCCTCGCTGGAAAGCCTGCACAACGCCCACACCGGACGTTACGGCCTGCTGCACCTGAATGAGCGCGCGGGTGGCGCCAAGCAACCGCGCTTCCTGCGCCTGGACGTGAAAAGCCGCCCGCTGGACAGCGGCATTTCCGGACCGATGCAACAGGCCATTGGCCAGACTCTCGCCGCCGGCCAGCAAGTGCTGGTGTTCCTCAACCGCCGGGGCTTCGCGCCGACGTTGCTGTGCCACGACTGCGGTTGGATGTCAGAGTGCAACCGCTGCGATGCACGGATGACCGTGCACCAACGTTCCGGCGAGTTGCGCTGCCATCACTGCGGCCATGTTGAACGGGTGCCGCGCCATTGCCCGCAGTGTGGCAAGGTCGACTTGCGTCCGGTTGGCGCGGGCACCGAGCGCGCCGAAGAGCGGTTGGGAATCCTGTTCCCCGACTATCCGGTATTGCGCGTGGACCGCGACAGTACATCGCGCAAGGACGCGATGAATCAATTGTTCGCAACGATCCAGAAAGGCCAGCCGTGCATTCTGGTAGGCACGCAGATGCTTGCCAAAGGGCATCACTTTCCACGGGTGACACTGGTGTCGATCCTGGATGCCGACGGCGGGTTGTTTTCCGGGGACTTTCGGGCCAGTGAACGCATGGCGCAATTGATCGTCCAGGTCGCCGGTCGTGCAGGGCGTGCGGAAGAGCCCGGCAAAGTGATCATCCAGACTCACCTGGCAGATCATCCATTGTTGATCCAACTGACCGAGCAAGGCTACTTCGCCTTCGCCGAGCAGGCCCTGAGCGAACGCCGCGGCGCCGGCCTGCCGCCGTTTGCGCACCTCGCCCTGTTGCGCGCCGAGGCCCATAAACCGGGGCAGGCCGAGGGTTTTCTGGATCAGGCCTGCAGCGAGGCGGAACGTTTGCTGGATGAACTGGGGCTGACCGGCATCGAGTTGCTGGGTCCTGTGCCGGCACCGATGGAGCGGCGTGCCGGACGTTATCGCGCGCAGCTACTCTTGCAAGCGAGCGCCCGGGCGCCGCTGCATCGCCTGTTAAGCAGCTGGTTACTTGCGCTGGAGCAAATGCCCAGCGGTCGTCAGGTGCGATGGTCGCTGGATGTGGACCCGGTAGATTTGTATTGA
- the argS gene encoding arginine--tRNA ligase, whose translation MKDTIRQLIQQAITQLVNEGVLPEGLTPAIQVENTRDKTHGDFASNIAMMLAKPAGMKPRDLAEKIIAALPADPQVSKAEIAGPGFINIFQNTQALAARLDAALADANIGARKAGNAQRVVIDLSAPNLAKEMHVGHLRSTIIGDGVARALEFLGDTVIRQNHVGDWGTQFGMLMAYLQENPITSNELSDLENFYRAAKKRFDESEEFADRARGLVVKLQAGDAECLELWNRFRDISLSHCQEIYELLNVKLSMADVMGESAYNDDLINVVNDLRAKGLLVESNGAQCVFLEEFKTADGEPLPVIIVKADGGYLYATTDLAAVRYRSSVLKADRALYFVDQRQALHFQQVFEVARRAGFVTHPMHMEHMGFGTMNGADGRPFKTRDGGTVKLIDLLNEAQERAYNLVKEKNPELAEVDLRNIARVVGIGAVKYADLSKHRTSDYSFNFELMLNFEGNTAPYLLYAYTRVAGVFRKLGKDFSEVEGQIILQASHEQELAAKLAQFGEVLNSVGEKGTPHILCTYLYEVAGLFSSFYENCPILSAEDEAQKQSRLRLAALAGRTLKQGLELLGLETLERM comes from the coding sequence ATGAAAGACACCATTCGCCAGCTGATCCAACAAGCCATCACCCAACTCGTCAACGAAGGTGTGTTGCCTGAAGGCCTGACGCCGGCGATCCAGGTGGAAAATACCCGCGACAAGACCCACGGCGACTTCGCCAGCAACATCGCGATGATGCTGGCCAAGCCTGCGGGCATGAAACCGCGAGACTTGGCGGAAAAAATCATCGCCGCATTGCCTGCCGACCCACAAGTCAGCAAGGCTGAAATCGCCGGCCCGGGCTTTATCAATATTTTCCAGAACACCCAGGCCCTGGCCGCGCGCCTCGACGCCGCGCTGGCCGATGCGAACATCGGCGCGCGCAAGGCCGGCAATGCCCAGCGTGTGGTCATTGACCTGTCCGCCCCCAACCTGGCCAAGGAAATGCACGTTGGCCACTTGCGGTCGACCATCATCGGTGACGGCGTGGCGCGAGCCCTGGAGTTTCTCGGTGACACTGTGATCCGCCAGAACCACGTGGGCGACTGGGGCACCCAGTTCGGCATGCTGATGGCGTACCTGCAGGAAAACCCGATCACCAGCAACGAGTTGTCGGATCTGGAAAATTTCTACCGTGCCGCCAAGAAACGTTTCGACGAATCCGAAGAATTCGCCGACCGCGCCCGCGGCCTAGTGGTCAAGTTGCAAGCCGGCGACGCCGAATGCCTGGAACTGTGGAACCGCTTCCGGGATATTTCCCTGTCCCACTGCCAGGAAATCTACGAACTGCTGAACGTCAAGCTGAGCATGGCTGACGTAATGGGCGAAAGCGCCTACAACGACGACCTGATCAACGTGGTCAACGACCTCAGGGCCAAAGGCCTGTTGGTAGAGAGCAACGGCGCCCAGTGCGTGTTCCTCGAAGAATTCAAGACCGCCGACGGCGAGCCGCTGCCGGTGATCATCGTCAAGGCCGACGGCGGCTACCTGTACGCCACCACCGATCTGGCGGCCGTGCGCTACCGCAGCAGCGTGCTGAAAGCCGATCGCGCCCTGTATTTTGTCGATCAGCGCCAGGCCCTGCACTTCCAGCAGGTGTTCGAAGTGGCGCGCCGCGCCGGCTTCGTCACTCACCCGATGCACATGGAACACATGGGGTTCGGCACCATGAACGGCGCCGACGGCCGTCCGTTCAAGACCCGCGACGGCGGCACCGTAAAGCTGATTGACCTGCTGAACGAAGCCCAGGAGCGCGCCTACAACCTGGTGAAGGAAAAGAACCCGGAGTTGGCCGAGGTCGACCTGCGCAACATCGCCCGCGTGGTGGGTATCGGCGCGGTGAAATACGCCGACCTGTCGAAGCACCGCACCAGCGACTACAGCTTCAACTTCGAACTGATGCTCAACTTCGAGGGCAACACCGCGCCCTACCTGCTGTACGCCTACACCCGCGTGGCGGGTGTATTCCGCAAGCTGGGCAAGGATTTCAGCGAGGTCGAAGGCCAGATCATTCTTCAAGCGTCCCACGAACAGGAACTGGCGGCCAAGCTGGCGCAGTTCGGTGAGGTGCTCAACAGTGTGGGCGAGAAAGGCACGCCGCATATTCTGTGCACTTACCTGTACGAAGTCGCCGGATTGTTCTCCAGCTTCTACGAAAACTGCCCGATCCTGAGCGCTGAAGACGAAGCGCAAAAGCAAAGTCGCCTGCGCCTCGCCGCGCTGGCTGGACGGACCCTCAAGCAAGGCCTGGAATTGTTGGGCCTGGAAACTCTGGAGCGTATGTAA